A region from the Branchiostoma floridae strain S238N-H82 chromosome 9, Bfl_VNyyK, whole genome shotgun sequence genome encodes:
- the LOC118423107 gene encoding 2-oxoglutarate-Fe(II) type oxidoreductase ppzD-like: protein MSGYIPVVDFSAYGLDNKTVNKADLEALTDELMQAFTTVGFVYLKNTGIPTSEVNGVFDVYDKFCFQPEAVKEKYSRPVDRTAERHGWMALGREMLSLVGRDTPAPGDLKECFNIHPPLTEGQTWPEEVPEFEPVMMDFYDKCHAVAIRLVELIARGLGVEDVGGFLEKFQYVGKGRNGTNLRTLRYPPVPDVIKQDQVRCGEHTDFDCLTLVFQDNPGLEVVNTDGEYVPAPPIPGTIVVNIGDTFQRWSADKLKSTRHRVRVPESPEGRQRVRRSIAYFFHCDSDVLMKCLDGSDKYPPILAREYLTQQVGATYLSG, encoded by the exons ATGAGTGGCTACATTCCAGTCGTGGATTTCTCGGCCTACGGCCTTGACAACAAGACCGTGAACAAAGCCGACCTGGAAGCACTGACGGACGAACTCATGCAGGCTTTCACCACCGTGGGCTTCGTGTACCTGAAGAACACAGGTATACCAACATCAGAG GTGAATGGCGTATTTGATGTCTACGATAAATTCTGTTTTCAACCTGAAGCCGTGAAGGAGAAATATTCCCGTCCGGTGGACAGGACAGCAGAGCGGCACGGCTGGATGGCCCTGGGGAGAGAAAT GTTGTCTCTGGTGGGGAGAGACACGCCTGCCCCTGGTGACCTAAAGGAATGCTTCAACATACATCCACCTCTTACTGAAGGGCAG ACCTGGCCGGAGGAAGTCCCAGAGTTTGAGCCGGTGATGATGGACTTCTATGACAAGTGTCACGCGGTCGCCATACGCCTGGTGGAGCTCATAGCCAGGGGACTGGGAGTCGAG GATGTTGGCGGTTTCTTGGAAAAGTTCCAGTACGTCGGAAAGGGTCGTAACGGCACCAACCTGCGGACCCTCCGCTACCCTCCCGTCCCTGACGTCATCAAGCAGGACCAGGTCAGGTGTGGAGAACACACTGACTTCGACTGCCTGACTCTTGTGTTCCAGGACAATCCCGGCTTGGAG GTGGTTAACACTGACGGAGAGTACGTCCCAGCCCCGCCCATTCCGGGCACCATCGTAGTCAACATTGGGGACACCTTTCAGAGGTGGTCAGCCGACAAGCTCAAGTCAACG AGGCACCGTGTGCGGGTACCGGAGAGCCCGGAGGGGAGACAGCGTGTGCGCCGGTCTATCGCCTACTTCTTCCACTGCGACAGTGACGTCCTGATGAAGTGTCTGGACGGGTCGGACAAGTACCCGCCGATCTTGGCACGAGAATACCTGACCCAGCAAGTCGGGGCCACGTACCTGTCAGGGTAG